One genomic region from Lynx canadensis isolate LIC74 chromosome E1, mLynCan4.pri.v2, whole genome shotgun sequence encodes:
- the DHRS11 gene encoding LOW QUALITY PROTEIN: dehydrogenase/reductase SDR family member 11 (The sequence of the model RefSeq protein was modified relative to this genomic sequence to represent the inferred CDS: inserted 1 base in 1 codon; substituted 1 base at 1 genomic stop codon), with the protein MRPSPCDPGRSSAIQMSVSRSEVGGRLGTMARTGMEQWRDRLALVTGAXGGIGAAVARALVQQGLKVVSWARPVSNIEELAAKCKSIGYPRTLIPHRCDLSSEEDILSTFLAVCSQHSGVDICINNAGLAWPDTLLSGNTSSWKDMFNVNMLALSICTREAYQSMKEWKVDDGHIININSMSGHQVSPHSVIHFYSATKYAITTLTEGLRQELQEAQTHIXATCISPEVAETQFSFKLHNKDPEKAAAIYECIKCLKPEDVAEAVIYVLKHPSTCPGESGLDCPSPGRAQPSQRRTAGRPSGWGEHPVCLKPCAFQQIGDIQMRPTE; encoded by the exons ATGCGTCCGAGCCCTTGCGACCCGGGGAGGAGCTCCGCGATCCAAATGTCCGTATCGCGGAGCGAGGTGGGCGGGCGGCTGGGGACCATGGCCAGGACCGGCATGGAGCAGTGGCGTGACCGGCTGGCACTGGTGACAGGAG TCGGGGGCATCGGCGCGGCTGTGGCCCGGGCCCTCGTCCAGCAGGGACTGAAGGTAGTGAGTTGGGCCCGCCCCGTGAGCAACATCGAG GAGCTGGCTGCCAAATGTAAGAGTATAGGCTACCCCAGGACTTTGATCCCCCACAGATGTGATCTGTCCAGTGAGGAGGACATCCTCTCCACGTTCttggctgtctgctctcagcacagtgGTGTGGACATCTGCATCAACAATGCTGGCTTGGCCTGGCCTGACACTCTGCTCTCAGGCAACACCAGCAGCTGGAAGGACATGTTCAAT GTGAACATGCTGGCCCTCAGCATCTGCACACGGGAAGCCTACCAGTCCATGAAGGAATGGAAGGTGGATGACGGGCACATCATTAATATCAACAG CATGTCTGGTCACCAAGTGTCACCCCACTCCGTGATCCATTTCTATAGTGCTACCAAGTATGCCATCACCACACTGACAGAGGGACTGAGGCAAGAGCTTCAGGAGGCCCAGACCCACATTTGAGCCACA TGCATCTCTCCAGAAGTGGCAGAGACACAATTCTCCTTCAAACTCCACAACAAGGACCCTGAGAAGGCAGCTGCCATCTATGAATGCATAAAG TGTCTCAAACCTGAAGATGTGGCTGAGGCTGTCATCTATGTCCTCAAGCACCCTTCCACGTGTCCAGGTGAGTCTGGCCTTGACTGTCCATCCCCTGGAAGAGCCCAGCCATCCCAGAGGAGGACAGCAGGGAGGCCTAGCGGGTGGGGAGAGCATCCTGTCTGCCTCAAGCCTTGTGCCTTCCAGCAGATTGGAGACATCCAGATGAGGCCCACGGAGTAG